GAATCACCACCTCCTGCAGTTGTAACACTTGCTCCTAAACTATATCCTATTTGAGGCCCGAATTCAACTTTTAAATTAACAGGATTAGATTTACCTGTATTAAGCGAAAGCAGCAAAGGAATATTTACATAACGCACATTAAATTCACGCTGCATATCATTGTCTGTATATTTTTGTGAAAGTGAGTTGTAAATAATCTCTCCTGATAATCCAACATGGTTGGAAAAATTAAAACCGAGAATGGCTCCAAATCCATATCCCAGTGTAGCTTCTCCTTTTATAGTTCCTCCACTTGAAGTTTGCATATCAAAAGAAGAAAGCGTAGGCATAAAACGCACTCCAAATTCTACTCTGTTAAAGTCGGGCTTTGGCGTTGCAACCATCATTGAGTCTTGTGCTTTTACCTTTGTACCAAAGGCTAAAGCAAATAGTCCGATTATTATTAAAGATTTTTTCATGGTTTTTTTTATTTAAGTATTATTAATATTGTTTACCTGTTTTTATATGATTTACTGGTTTTTTGTATAGATTTTTTAACTGAAAAAATTGCTTAATGCCTTTCCTAACTCTTCAAGATCACTGTTGAATTTCGATTTAAAATCTGCCCATTTTTCTTTTCCCTCTACCTTGTAATCATCCATTTTCTTTTTTGTGTCAGTGTTTTTTCTTTCTAATTCTGCTATTTTCTTTCTATAATCAGCTTTAACATCATTTTTTTCATTCTCAATTCTTGCATTAAAATCTGCAATAATTTTGTTATTCGCCTCAATTTTATTTTCAACTTCTTTACGGTATTTTTCAACTTCTTCCAAATGTTCCTTGTTGGCTTTTTCTAATTCCCAGTTTGCATCTATAACCTTGTTCTCTGCTTGTTCTACCTTATCTGTTGTTGAGCTGCAACTTGTAAATATTGCTGCTGATAAACAAGTGTAAATTGATAGTGTTAAGATTGAATTTTTCATGTTTTTTTCGTTTAAATTAATTTATTCCTAATTGGTATGCTTTATTACAAATCAGAAATTAATTTTTGGATCTCTTCTTTTGATTTACCAAACTTTTTCTGTAACCTTTTTAGAATTTCTTCCCTTTTGCCCTCTTCTAATAAGAGTTTGCTATTTGTAAGGTTATTGAGTTTTTGTTTGAGTATCTTTTTTATCTGATCCCAGTTTTCGTCAGATGAATCACACATGTTTTTTGTTTTTAATGCCTTTAAATTTCTCTTTAACAAAGGTGCGCAAGTAAGGGGCGATAATTGTTACACAACTTATTAAATTAGTTACATCATTCACAGTTTTGATTTTTGGAAACAACACTATTTCAACTCATCCTATCCATTATGCTATCAGCAATCCAAATGCAAGTATTGTTTTTTGCATTTAATTTTATGCGCGTTATATAACCTTTTATGCTTTTGATGTTAATTTAAAATACTCATTCACACTATTAAGGATTTCCTGGGTATCAAAGGGTTTTAAATAATTGGCAATAATTATTAATTCCTTTACACTTAATAATCTGTCTATGCATTGTGAATTGGTGCATATTATTGGAAGGGATTTTCCTACCAAAGCTTTTTTAAATAAATATAAACAGGAGGAAGTACTTGGTGCTGTATCTGAAATAACCAAATCTGGTTTAATGTTTGAGTGGGACTGGTCAAAGGAATTGGCCCGCACAACTTTATAACCGCTTTGTTCCAGTTTTTTTTGTAACTCTAAACCTATGATCGACTGTTCATCTATGATAAGAATTTTTTTAGCAAGAATTGACTTTAAATTTCCCATAACCCTGGTATTTAATATTGTTTTTTGACATTCATCCATAAAGTATTTTATAAATGAAGATTGCTTATCAAAGGTGAAGTATAAAAAGGAGGAAAGTGTTACAAATTTTTTAAAAAAATTACATTATTCACACTTTGATTAAAACAATTGGATTGGTTTGAGTGAAGTGGAAATTAATTATTTAAGGCAGTTAAAACAGCTCCTTTTATAGTTTATTGTTGCAATTCAAGCCTGCCTTATTCAAACTATTTCTGGCTGTAATAATTCTATGGTTTTTGATTTAAATAAAAGGAAAAAAGGTTGAATTTCCATGTTATAACCAAAGGTTCACGCGCTCCGTTTACTACCTGATTTTATCCAGGTTTTAACCATTCCCAAAAGTGTTTGCAATTCAAAAGGATATTTTCATTCAATTAATTCTGCCAAGAAAAAAACGAACTTTTATAAGAATTATAATTTAAAAACCGGCAGTTCTTTTTTACGTTCTGCCTTATCGTTTATTTCATTCATTTTTTGGTAAGCCTTAATTAAAGATTCTGGAAACTCACTTTTGTATTCGATTTTGTAAAATGAAAATCCATTGTAAGGAACAACCCGCTGTTCAGAGGAAAACTTTACCTGGTTTCTCACCTCTTCTTTCTTAAAACAGGAAAGAAAATCTTCTTCTCTTTGCTTGTTTAATTGTTTATACTTTGAATTAAGAAAAGATGCATCAAGCAGTCTTATGCATTTTTCCTGCACGGTAAATAGCAATGAATCTTTAACCTGGGTGTTTAAATAGTGAATAAATTGAGCATCTTTTACCGACATTTTTTCAACTTTTATTGAGTCGAGTTCATTGAAGGTTTTGGAGGTTTTATTGTTGAAAGTAAGGAAGTATTTCTTCTTTGCCTCATAAAACAAAATGTATTCTTTTTCTTTAAGTTCAAAGTGATGAGGATGTACTACAATGTTTTCTTCAGGATTTTTTTTCAGAAATTCTGCGAGTTTTTCAATAAATTTATTCTGGTCAGAAAACAGAAAACTCTGGCGAGTATTCCACGTTAAAACAAAGGATTCTTCAATTTCGGTTTCAATGCTGTTTACCTTCATTCTATAAGGTGTTGTAGGAGGTTTTACAAAAATGTTTTCTAATAAATTCAAGAATACATCACGTAAATTAAATTTAGGATTCTTTAGATTTCCTGTAATTGGTATTTCGTAATCAATAACATTGTTGCCATCTCTTACAAATGCCATTACCAGTGGCATAGGTATGTATTTAACGCTTTTGTTTTTTATTCTGCTACTCGTGCGGGGGTCTGTAATAAGCAAATGATTTTCACTATTTATAACTCCATCTCTCACATGCCAGGTGCCATTAAATCCAATGGTTCCTCTATCTAATGGGAAAGAAGTATATTCGATAGTGTAAGGGTTAAACATAGCCACAGGAAGATTCTGCAAATTATAATGTAAATCAAAATCTGAACTGTCTTTAGGGTTTATGCTAAGGGTTCCGGAAAAATCACCATAAGGTTTAATTCCTGATTTAACGGATACATTTACACGCTTGTTATTTGTATCAATTGAATCAGCTATTATAGTGAGTGGATTTAATTCAATTGTAAATTTTTCATTTAAAGAATAGTCATTGAATTTTATATCGCTATTGTAAATTGCCAGTTTGTCGACTTTGTAATGACTTTGTAAAAAATTTTGCGAAATCAGTTTTATATAATTTGCTATTTCAATAACAAGATTAAATTTAGTATTATTTGCAATTGTGTTCTCAATGTTATTTCCATTTTTCCCGAACATAGTCTGTAAATTGTCAAGGGAATCATAGCGCTCATATTTAAAGTAAGGGCGGTTAAGTATTATTGAATCATAGAAATACATCTGTTTTAACGGGCTTAATTCATTTATTGATATAGCCAGATTCTCAAAATAAGCATAGTCGTTATCAGGGGTTTTTCCAAAATGGAAATCATTGAATGCCACCATGCCCTTTGCAGTAATGTTTTTACCATTATTAAAGTTTCCTATTACATTCATGTGCGCATCAAGGTTCGCAGAGAAGCTTCCATAGTTTGTTATATCTTTTAGATATTGTCCAATAAAGTTTAAATCATATTTGTTGGCAATAACCGTAAGACTATAATCCTTGGTGTTTACATTCATACCAAAATCTCCTTTTATATCACCATTTCCAATTCCTGGCGTAAAAGAAAAATTTGCAACAAGAGTATCCAAATTCCAACGCTTTCCTGTGCTTTGAATGTTTACCTGTTTTATAAAATAACTTATAGGCGTTACTTTATCTATGTAATAAAATTCCCCATCTTTTATATTTATATCCAAAATATTAAAATGCACAGGAGCATTCACACTATTGGAATCTGTAGTAAATTTTTCAATAAGGTCTTCAAAATTAAATTTCAGTTTGTTTTGAATAACTATACCTCTGGGCTCATTAATAGTGATCTTGTTTATTTCATATGTTTGAGAAAACATTTTTAACATGCTAAAATTTGCATTTACTTCTTTTGCTGAAAAGAAAATGGTATCGCTATTATTCTCGTATATTTTAAGATTGCTAAGATGAATGAATCCGGTAAATGGATTTGTATATGCCCAGTCTATTGTAATTTGTCTGCCTGTATATTTTTCATCGTACTTTTGAATTAAATATTTTGTGATAGGGGAAATAAAAAGAATCACTCCCCCCACAAGGATTACAAGGACAATTCCACTAATAAGTAGTGATTTTTTTAATTTACTCATGGGATTATAAAAATGTTGAAAATTGTTTTACTATGTTTTAAAGTATTATGATGTCAAACGGGCTCATTCAAGAGAAGAAAGTTGAATTGATTCTCCTCTTTGAGTTTGGATTTCGCTTTAATTAATTTCAGTAATTTTCAATTCAACTCTTCGGTTGAGTTGCCTTCCTTCTGGATTGTCTGTTCCATTTGCATTTTTATTGAGTGCTGCTGGCATTGCTTTGCCGTATCCTTTAGCCTTCATTCGACTGGCCTTAATGCCATTTGCCTCAAGTTTGCTTACAACTGCTTGTGCCCGTTCTTCAGAAAGTTTCTGGTTGTATTTAGCATCACCTTTGCTGTCGGTATGTCCCGAAATTTCTACTTTTAGGTTGGGATTGCTTTTCATAAGTTGTAAAAGATTCTTTAATTCCACATTGGATAAAGGACGCAAAGTGGCTTTGTCGAAATCAAAGAAAATATTGTTCAAAATAATTTTTGAACCTACAACAATTGGATTTAGTAATACTTCTCTTTTTATTTCATAATAATTCGATTTCTTAGGTATTTCCATGTTTTCAGAATAAAACAAGTGACCTTCGCCTTGATAAGTAATGTTGTAATTTTTTCCTGGTGTAAGAATAAAAAGAAATTGTCCTGTTTTACTGTTTGTGTTGTAAACCCCAACTACTTCTTCGGTTTCATTATCAGTTACTGTAATAAAAACTTTCTTTGCAGTTTTACCTGATTCATCATAAACATTTCCTTTAATCAATGTAAGGGGCGTAGGTTCACGATTAAGGAAAGTCATTTGATAATTGTCTTTTCCACCATACCCTCCTTCTCTAAAAGAAGAGAAGTAAGCAGTACGGCTATCAGGACTAACCATATAAAATATATCATCGTCTGTAGTATTGATTGGATAGCCTGCATTTACTGGTTGTGACCAATTTCCATCACTGGAAAGTAAGCTGGTAAACACATCAAATCCACCCATAGTGTTGTGTCCAGAGGAACTAAACATTAGGGTAACACCATCGGGATGAATGAAAGGAGCATCTTCATCATAAATGGTATTAATATTTGGTCCCATATTAACTGCCTTTTCCCAGTCTCCATCATGTTTACGTTTGCTTAAATATAAATCCCTACCACCAAATCCACCAGGCCTGTCGCTTGTAAAGTAAAGGCTATTGCCATCCGCTGAAATAAAGGCACTTGGTTCCCAGTGTTTTGTATTTATGTTATCGTTTAGCTTTACAGGATTGCTCCATTTGTCACCATCTAAGGATGTGGAATAGATATTTCCTATTCCATAATCATCCTTGTAAATTAATATGGTTTGTCCATCAGGAGAGATTCCTACTGTAGCCTCATGCCAGTCTGTGTTTATTGGGGCACCTATGCCTTCTGCTTTAGCCCAGCCAGTTTTGGTCTTGGTTGCCATGTAAATGTCTTCCATAAAATTGCCCTCACTGTCTTTTTGCTCGTTTTTAGTATTAGGTCTGCGCGATGTAAAAAAAAGAGTATTCTGATCGGCTGACAAAACGGGAGAGTAATCAGCATAAGGT
This window of the Bacteroidota bacterium genome carries:
- a CDS encoding PD40 domain-containing protein, producing MKNLISLTILVLLSLYNLCAQNGKGTFEKDFNRAEKSFSEVYKHAKGELLNNSKDGYAASLPIFLELYEKNPENMNLAFKIGVCHQSSRINRSKAIPYFSTAVTSVSKDCQQDSYKEKNAPLITYKFLGDAYHLDYQFDKAIEIYEKFKALMAENNSMDKDLFIETNRKIEECKSGKQLVANPMKVKIENMGSTINSPYADYSPVLSADQNTLFFTSRRPNTKNEQKDSEGNFMEDIYMATKTKTGWAKAEGIGAPINTDWHEATVGISPDGQTILIYKDDYGIGNIYSTSLDGDKWSNPVKLNDNINTKHWEPSAFISADGNSLYFTSDRPGGFGGRDLYLSKRKHDGDWEKAVNMGPNINTIYDEDAPFIHPDGVTLMFSSSGHNTMGGFDVFTSLLSSDGNWSQPVNAGYPINTTDDDIFYMVSPDSRTAYFSSFREGGYGGKDNYQMTFLNREPTPLTLIKGNVYDESGKTAKKVFITVTDNETEEVVGVYNTNSKTGQFLFILTPGKNYNITYQGEGHLFYSENMEIPKKSNYYEIKREVLLNPIVVGSKIILNNIFFDFDKATLRPLSNVELKNLLQLMKSNPNLKVEISGHTDSKGDAKYNQKLSEERAQAVVSKLEANGIKASRMKAKGYGKAMPAALNKNANGTDNPEGRQLNRRVELKITEIN
- a CDS encoding PorT family protein; the protein is MKKSLIIIGLFALAFGTKVKAQDSMMVATPKPDFNRVEFGVRFMPTLSSFDMQTSSGGTIKGEATLGYGFGAILGFNFSNHVGLSGEIIYNSLSQKYTDNDMQREFNVRYVNIPLLLSLNTGKSNPVNLKVEFGPQIGYSLGASVTTAGGGDSDTLQTVISTKSGDFGAAYGAGLEFILNSKKTLRLDIGYRGVYGFVNVSNTNQPADGTYYILDRAIVRTNSAYLGFTCLF
- a CDS encoding DUF748 domain-containing protein yields the protein MSKLKKSLLISGIVLVILVGGVILFISPITKYLIQKYDEKYTGRQITIDWAYTNPFTGFIHLSNLKIYENNSDTIFFSAKEVNANFSMLKMFSQTYEINKITINEPRGIVIQNKLKFNFEDLIEKFTTDSNSVNAPVHFNILDINIKDGEFYYIDKVTPISYFIKQVNIQSTGKRWNLDTLVANFSFTPGIGNGDIKGDFGMNVNTKDYSLTVIANKYDLNFIGQYLKDITNYGSFSANLDAHMNVIGNFNNGKNITAKGMVAFNDFHFGKTPDNDYAYFENLAISINELSPLKQMYFYDSIILNRPYFKYERYDSLDNLQTMFGKNGNNIENTIANNTKFNLVIEIANYIKLISQNFLQSHYKVDKLAIYNSDIKFNDYSLNEKFTIELNPLTIIADSIDTNNKRVNVSVKSGIKPYGDFSGTLSINPKDSSDFDLHYNLQNLPVAMFNPYTIEYTSFPLDRGTIGFNGTWHVRDGVINSENHLLITDPRTSSRIKNKSVKYIPMPLVMAFVRDGNNVIDYEIPITGNLKNPKFNLRDVFLNLLENIFVKPPTTPYRMKVNSIETEIEESFVLTWNTRQSFLFSDQNKFIEKLAEFLKKNPEENIVVHPHHFELKEKEYILFYEAKKKYFLTFNNKTSKTFNELDSIKVEKMSVKDAQFIHYLNTQVKDSLLFTVQEKCIRLLDASFLNSKYKQLNKQREEDFLSCFKKEEVRNQVKFSSEQRVVPYNGFSFYKIEYKSEFPESLIKAYQKMNEINDKAERKKELPVFKL
- a CDS encoding general stress protein CsbD, which produces MCDSSDENWDQIKKILKQKLNNLTNSKLLLEEGKREEILKRLQKKFGKSKEEIQKLISDL
- a CDS encoding peptidase M23; this translates as MKNSILTLSIYTCLSAAIFTSCSSTTDKVEQAENKVIDANWELEKANKEHLEEVEKYRKEVENKIEANNKIIADFNARIENEKNDVKADYRKKIAELERKNTDTKKKMDDYKVEGKEKWADFKSKFNSDLEELGKALSNFFS